In Myxococcales bacterium, a genomic segment contains:
- a CDS encoding murein L,D-transpeptidase catalytic domain family protein codes for MKLRALLFALALPVSLALGGCAADASDDVDDADDADGESGEAAQELVLRGYTEPTSAHRDAARTRFAHVDPNGVVPRALLDNALAFVVANTQRVNHEDYVGVIDYAKHSGKKRFFVVNLESGAVSAHVVAHGSGSDPGNSGFAKSFGNVSGSNRTSLGYFLTAETYYGRAGYSLRLDGVSDTNSRARGRNIVIHGASYVDSWRTKQGRSWGCPAVPEGERNDIIRKLRDGRVIYAERSDVIDG; via the coding sequence ATGAAGCTTCGAGCGCTGCTGTTTGCATTGGCATTGCCGGTCTCTCTGGCGCTCGGCGGGTGCGCGGCCGACGCATCGGACGACGTCGACGACGCCGACGACGCCGACGGTGAGAGCGGCGAAGCGGCGCAGGAGCTGGTCTTGCGCGGGTACACGGAGCCGACGTCGGCGCACCGCGACGCCGCGCGCACGCGTTTCGCTCACGTCGATCCGAACGGCGTTGTGCCGCGGGCGCTGCTCGACAACGCGCTCGCGTTCGTCGTGGCCAACACGCAGCGCGTCAACCACGAGGACTACGTCGGCGTCATCGACTACGCGAAGCACTCGGGCAAGAAGCGCTTCTTCGTGGTCAACCTCGAGAGCGGCGCCGTCAGCGCGCACGTGGTGGCTCACGGCTCCGGCAGCGATCCGGGCAACTCGGGCTTCGCGAAGAGCTTTGGCAACGTGTCCGGGTCAAACCGCACGTCGCTCGGCTACTTCCTGACGGCCGAGACCTACTACGGTCGCGCCGGCTATTCGCTGCGGCTCGATGGTGTGTCGGACACCAACAGCCGCGCGCGCGGTCGCAACATCGTCATTCACGGCGCGTCGTACGTCGACTCGTGGCGCACCAAGCAGGGCCGCTCGTGGGGCTGCCCCGCCGTGCCCGAGGGTGAGCGCAACGACATCATCCGCAAGTTGCGCGACGGCCGCGTCATCTACGCGGAACGCTCTGACGTGATCGACGGCTGA
- a CDS encoding radical SAM protein, with protein sequence MHGLSTDHAFDFGRAPRRIYWEVTRACSLACRHCRAEASPNSDPDELSSTEGRSLIDRLASFGEPSPHLVLTGGDPLERADLFDLIAYARSRGLAVSVSPSATPRLTPEVIHKLKDAGVDAISLSIDGASAQSHDAMRGVPSCFERTLAAGRAAAEAKLMVQVNTLVAKETLGELEAIHALACQLGVARWSLFFLVSVGRGTVLSPIDAEETERVLQWLADRPRGDGFPIVTTTEAPHFRRIVLERKHLPMANAMRGGFGIRDGNGVMFISHTGDVSPSGFLPLSAGNVRAADPVEMYRDAPLFTSLRHAGDFGGRCGICSFHSVCGGSRARAFAATGDPLAEDPLCSYQPPAAKH encoded by the coding sequence ATGCACGGCTTGTCCACGGACCACGCCTTCGATTTCGGTCGCGCCCCGCGGCGCATCTACTGGGAGGTGACCCGCGCCTGCAGCCTCGCGTGCCGCCACTGCCGCGCCGAGGCGTCGCCCAACAGCGATCCCGACGAGTTGTCCTCCACGGAGGGCCGCTCGCTCATCGATCGGCTCGCCTCCTTTGGTGAGCCGAGCCCGCACCTGGTGCTTACCGGCGGCGACCCGCTCGAAAGAGCCGACCTCTTTGACCTCATCGCCTACGCGCGGTCCCGCGGGCTCGCTGTCTCGGTGTCGCCAAGCGCAACGCCTCGGCTCACCCCCGAGGTTATTCACAAGCTGAAGGACGCCGGCGTCGACGCGATCTCACTCAGCATCGACGGAGCGAGCGCTCAATCGCACGACGCCATGCGCGGCGTCCCCAGTTGTTTCGAGCGCACCCTCGCGGCAGGGCGCGCTGCCGCCGAGGCGAAGCTCATGGTGCAGGTCAACACGCTCGTCGCGAAGGAGACCCTTGGCGAGCTGGAGGCCATTCATGCACTCGCGTGCCAGCTCGGCGTGGCCCGATGGAGTCTCTTCTTCTTGGTGAGCGTTGGCCGCGGCACCGTTCTCTCGCCGATCGACGCGGAGGAGACGGAGCGCGTCCTTCAGTGGCTTGCCGATCGGCCTCGCGGCGACGGCTTTCCCATCGTGACCACGACGGAAGCGCCTCACTTTCGGCGCATCGTCCTCGAGCGCAAACACCTGCCTATGGCCAACGCCATGCGCGGCGGCTTCGGCATCCGCGACGGCAACGGCGTGATGTTCATCTCGCACACCGGCGATGTGTCACCGTCCGGCTTCCTGCCGCTCTCCGCCGGCAACGTCCGCGCCGCCGACCCCGTCGAGATGTACCGCGACGCGCCGCTCTTCACCTCGCTCCGGCACGCGGGCGACTTCGGTGGGCGGTGCGGCATCTGCTCGTTCCACTCCGTCTGCGGCGGCTCGCGCGCCCGCGCCTTCGCAGCGACCGGCGATCCGCTGGCCGAAGATCCGCTCTGCTCGTACCAGCCGCCGGCGGCAAAGCACTAA
- a CDS encoding phytanoyl-CoA dioxygenase family protein — protein sequence MALSDDERRAFNEGGFVVLRGLFSEEEVRPARHAFERMYATAQTLRATGDHAGAFFVLSASTGGAAAVVVQRVVWAGGAEPTLLRLSEDSRLVEPALELLGTPCCEQLLCQAHFKMPNDGVAFDWHQDIQHRDKGNNTWRDVTGRGSYVQTILLVDDMTEENGPLEFLPQDAAQLDERGRLACAPGRGPEVDASRAVPVTGRAGDVLLFGPYAIHGSTPNHSTTPRRVLINGYAAPGANGRFYPGAGACRVLPASPRDDESRTRSIGDAAVAARTPRSAWRRGRPGARPRAGGTRAALTPATPAQKLPTTMAAKKEPTALRGNKLIKKAIESARASGLIAEPEPVSVARKLKLPNGEPISPGMKELLGFDGAWLGIEYDEDEFEIEGMSLEEVVEEQFGEAAVPAFAEAYELLSEDCVFFGADLTPAACLYAGNADDAGEYPVLVLSFEDGVARIGGFVPFDVWAAQELGALPRGTFGSVPDAYAALPQALAESNGDGRVVFTPVAGETATGGGDDDEDDEAEK from the coding sequence ATGGCGCTGTCAGACGACGAGCGGCGAGCATTTAACGAGGGCGGCTTTGTCGTTCTTCGCGGTCTCTTCTCAGAAGAAGAAGTGCGACCCGCGCGTCACGCCTTCGAGCGCATGTACGCCACGGCGCAGACGCTTCGCGCGACCGGCGATCACGCAGGAGCGTTCTTTGTCCTGAGCGCTTCGACGGGAGGCGCGGCCGCCGTCGTCGTGCAGCGCGTGGTCTGGGCCGGCGGCGCCGAGCCGACGTTGCTGCGCTTGAGCGAGGACTCGCGGCTCGTCGAACCGGCGCTCGAGCTCCTCGGCACGCCGTGTTGCGAGCAACTCCTCTGCCAAGCGCATTTCAAGATGCCCAACGACGGCGTCGCGTTTGATTGGCATCAAGACATTCAGCACCGGGACAAAGGGAACAACACCTGGCGCGACGTGACCGGTCGCGGGTCTTACGTCCAAACGATCCTCCTCGTGGACGACATGACCGAAGAGAACGGTCCGCTCGAGTTCTTGCCGCAAGACGCGGCCCAGCTCGACGAACGGGGGCGGCTCGCGTGCGCCCCTGGTCGCGGTCCGGAGGTCGACGCGTCGCGTGCAGTGCCCGTCACGGGTCGCGCCGGCGATGTGCTCCTCTTCGGCCCGTACGCGATCCACGGCAGCACGCCGAACCATTCGACGACGCCGCGGCGCGTGCTCATCAACGGCTACGCCGCGCCCGGCGCGAACGGCCGCTTTTACCCGGGCGCCGGAGCCTGCCGTGTGCTCCCCGCTTCTCCGCGCGACGACGAGAGCCGAACACGCTCGATCGGGGATGCGGCCGTCGCTGCTCGAACCCCGCGCAGCGCGTGGCGCCGCGGGCGCCCGGGCGCGCGGCCCCGGGCGGGGGGAACGCGCGCGGCGTTGACGCCTGCCACACCTGCGCAGAAGCTACCGACCACCATGGCAGCCAAGAAAGAACCCACCGCGCTTCGGGGAAACAAACTCATCAAGAAGGCCATCGAGAGCGCGCGAGCGAGCGGCCTCATCGCCGAACCGGAGCCCGTCTCTGTTGCGCGCAAGCTGAAGCTTCCCAACGGCGAGCCAATTTCGCCGGGCATGAAGGAATTGCTCGGCTTCGACGGCGCGTGGCTTGGCATTGAATACGACGAGGATGAGTTCGAGATCGAGGGCATGTCGCTCGAAGAAGTCGTCGAAGAGCAGTTCGGCGAAGCGGCCGTTCCAGCGTTCGCCGAAGCGTACGAACTTCTCTCGGAGGACTGCGTCTTCTTCGGCGCCGACCTGACCCCGGCTGCCTGCCTCTACGCCGGCAACGCCGACGACGCGGGCGAATACCCGGTCCTCGTCCTCTCTTTCGAGGACGGCGTCGCGCGCATCGGCGGCTTCGTGCCGTTCGACGTCTGGGCGGCCCAAGAGCTCGGGGCGCTGCCGCGCGGGACCTTTGGCTCGGTGCCCGACGCCTACGCAGCCCTCCCTCAAGCGCTCGCCGAATCGAACGGTGACGGACGCGTGGTCTTCACCCCCGTCGCCGGAGAAACGGCGACGGGCGGTGGGGACGACGACGAGGACGACGAGGCGGAGAAATAA